Below is a window of Allomuricauda ruestringensis DSM 13258 DNA.
GTTTGCATCATAGTTCACGGGCTTGCGGTAAATCATGAGGAGCACGGTGACCATTATGAGGGCCAACACCAGCAGGGGTTTGGCATATTGAAGCGACTTAGGTGTTGTTGATTTTTCTTTTTTTTGAATTGGATCGGGCTTTTCTTGTGATACAAACGTACGCCAATCCGGATATCCCAAATAAGCTGCCAATACATCCAAGGTGGTTGGGTTGGGTTTTGAGGTATAACTGACCTTCCCACTGAGCCGTTTCAAAGTGGAAACACTCAAAAGGGTACCCGTCGCTTTGTGTATCGATTCACTGAGTATTTGGAAATCGCGAGTGCCCCATGTCGCTATGGGCCCCCACGATAACTTTTGGGCTATGAGGTCAAAGCAATGGGCAAGATAATTTTTGTGATCTTCCATGTAAGGGACGGCTTACCGCCTGTGAATAAACTTGAACAGATTTGAACAGGGTGTTGAGGCCTGTCATATGTACCGCTAAACTACTTTTGACTTTCATCAATCCATAGCAATCAAAAATAAAATTTTAATATGAGAACAAACAGTTTGACTATCCTAATCTTTGCCATTTTGATCAGTACCCTGTCCTGCGGACAGCAAGGACAAATACATAATGGAAAGCAGTACATTCCCTTTAGCAATTCCCTCTGGGACATTTATGATCACAAGGACTCCTTGCTCAGTATCCATGTGGTGACCGATGAGGGAAAACAGGCCCTCAGGTTGGAGCCGGGCCAACGTGCATTGGTCAAGGACAGGAACTTTAAGAATTTCCAAGTGGAGTTTTGGACCAAAGGTCTTACTCCGGGTATAGGTTTTAGGATGCAGGATGCCAAAAATTTTGAGTACCTCTATTTGAGGGCAGCTAAAGGAGGCTATAAGGATGCCCTACAATATGTCCCTGTTCATGGGGGCAATTTGCCATGGCAATTGTACAATTACCCAAAATACGAAGGCAAGGCATCTTTTCCCAGAAAACAGCAAGCTTTATTACCGATATCCTTTAAATCAGATATCGTCAAGGGAGGGGCCAATGAAAACCTCTTAAATGCCTTAAAGAATAGGGGTCTGGTATTTTCTAAAACTTCCTTCATTGATTTTATGGAAGAAGATTTATCCTATATATATGATCCTGAAACAAGCAAGGTTCTTGGCATCCGGTTCACTGAAAAAGGTATCTCTTTTTTGGAATTTAAGCAATGGATTCAAGTGAAAATCATGGTGGTGCAAGACCAAATGTCCGTTTTTATTGAGGATATGGATAAACCAGTTTTTACGGTTGACCATTTGAAGCGGGATGACCTGGGAGGTGGAATCAGCTTGATCAGCAGTTTTGACCCCGTGCTTTTCAGTGATTTTTCCGTTGCTGAAATAAGCGATACAACAAAACCACAAAATGTGGATAAAGGGAATCCATCCGATACGGAAGAATTTCTAAAGACATGGCACATATCACAGCCCTTTGCAAAGGATTCCACAAATTTTAAATCGCAAGTGGATTCAATTTTAAAGCATCGAGTAAAATTTAAAACCGTTTTGGCCGATGAAGATGGTTTGATCAATATCAGTAGGTATCATGATGATATGACCAAAACCGTAGTCTTGACCTGTAATTTGGTATCGGATTCGGATAGGACCGTACTCATGAATTTTGACTATGCCGATCATTTGGTGGTGCTATTTGATTCCAAAATACGATTTGATGGAGGTATGGATTTTCGTCCCCCTGCCGACAAGGGGGTGGAAGGACGGGTCATTGTTACGGACGAGCAAGTGCCTTTGGAACTGAAAAAAGGATCGAATGAACTGGTTTTTATGCTTTCCGGGGATGCAAGACAACAATTCAACTGGGGCTTTATCGCAAAATTGAACAATATGGAGGGAATATCCATTGAATGATAGTATTGAAGTATGATGTGATAACCAAGGACTTTTGTCCTTGGTTTTTTTGTTGGCATCCAAATGGGTTGTGCTATTCTGTAAGACCGTATAATCGTTGGTATCTCAGGAATTATTGTTTAAATCTGTTAAATATCGGACATTTGAAATGAAGCAAACTATTGAAATTAAGGGTTTGCCTTTCTATTTTTAAAAAGTACGTATCGTGTCCAAGATAAAGGAAAAAAGAGAGGAATTGAACATCACACAGGAACAGTTGGCGGAGAAATGTGGGGTTTCCACAAGGACCATACAACGTATTGAGGCAGGTGCGGAACCCAAGGGCCATACTTTGAATGCACTGACAAAGGCTTTAGGACTAGAGGTTTCGGATTTGAAGGAAAGTCCTTCCGTTATGGTACATAGTGACCATACCTGGCTAAAGATCATCAATTTTTCTTCCTTGCCGCTTACGGTGCTGCCTCCTTTGAATATTGTTGTGCCCCTTATTATCATGTTTGCCAAAAAAGAAGTGAACAGGATGAACAAACAGGTGGTGACCCTTCAGATTTTTTGGACCATTGGGGCCTTTATTCTTTTTATGCTGGCTTCATTTATGAAGAATTGGTTTGATTTGGGCAATAAGCTTATTCTCGTAACCATGATTGTTTTGGTGTTGTCCAATGTGTTTGTCATCCTCAGGAATTCCTTTGA
It encodes the following:
- a CDS encoding helix-turn-helix domain-containing protein, coding for MSKIKEKREELNITQEQLAEKCGVSTRTIQRIEAGAEPKGHTLNALTKALGLEVSDLKESPSVMVHSDHTWLKIINFSSLPLTVLPPLNIVVPLIIMFAKKEVNRMNKQVVTLQIFWTIGAFILFMLASFMKNWFDLGNKLILVTMIVLVLSNVFVILRNSFEIDKRGKLYVDLNFSII